In Arthrobacter sp. SLBN-83, one DNA window encodes the following:
- a CDS encoding nuclear transport factor 2 family protein has protein sequence MGGGLSGEKRGRDAIIGYFGELAARSNGSIKVNVEDLALGDRYAIGIHTTHAKRDGKSLDQREILVCRISGGKIRSGLEFPEDSAQLADFWS, from the coding sequence TTGGGCGGTGGCCTGTCGGGGGAAAAACGGGGCCGGGATGCCATCATCGGCTACTTCGGGGAACTTGCTGCGCGGTCGAACGGGTCCATCAAGGTCAATGTGGAGGATTTGGCCCTGGGCGACAGATACGCAATTGGGATCCATACCACCCATGCGAAGCGCGACGGCAAGTCCCTGGACCAGCGCGAAATCCTCGTCTGCCGTATCTCAGGCGGAAAGATCAGGTCGGGCCTGGAATTCCCGGAGGACAGCGCGCAGCTAGCGGATTTTTGGTCCTGA
- a CDS encoding VOC family protein, whose product MPGTAITTAFIPVRNPQAAADWYSRMLGLTVGQANNFSAVLSAAGTASVTLMPGQRYQSPARPCLGNLQLPG is encoded by the coding sequence ATGCCCGGTACAGCCATTACCACCGCCTTCATCCCCGTCCGGAACCCGCAGGCAGCAGCCGACTGGTACAGCCGCATGCTCGGGCTCACGGTGGGGCAAGCCAACAACTTCTCAGCCGTCCTCTCCGCCGCGGGAACGGCATCGGTGACCCTCATGCCCGGACAGCGGTATCAAAGCCCAGCCCGGCCTTGCCTGGGCAACCTGCAACTTCCTGGTTGA
- the pta gene encoding phosphate acetyltransferase: MAKGIYVSATTPGSGKSLIALGVADTLHRHADRIGFFKPVVHGPSAANDPMVALMKSRFALEDERCRGGLTHDEVRTLLAEGNRAEIDARCVEIFADIARHCDVVIVEGTDLVGQDAAVEFDLNARLANNLATPVVAVVGAKGRTVSETAAAVEVARKELAAEKCALLAIMVNRADADDLDAIAAALKPGASGRPVYILPELEEIARPTTGEVAMALGVRQIAGTPDMERDVKDIKVAAMNVGNFLNVLDEGALVIVPGDRADVMVACLASSFSPEFPVASALILTGGLAPDANIYPLLAQAPFPVFAADEDTYQTARRVSEVRSEIWSGHRRKVASALGLWSRRVDEAELVERLHLPRAERMTPLRFLHDLVERARAQRRHVVLPEGTDVRILRAAEILHRRDVCDLTLLGPESAVRELAAANGIDLSGINVIDPATSELRPTFAEKYAELRAHKGVDLPKALEIMQDGSYFGTMMVQLGVVDGMVSGAAHTTAHTIRPALEFVKTREGVKIVSSVFLMLMPDRVLVYGDCAVNPDPNVEQLADIALASAETAAQFGVEPRVAMLSYSTGGSGFGEAVDEVRQATELVRQRRPDLAVEGPIQYDAAVDASIAASKMPGSTVAGQATVFIFPDLNTGNNTYKAVQQSSGAVAVGPVLQGLRKPVNDLSRGCTVEDIVNTVAITAIQAQAQSPASGSVPAQVSAEAPAS, from the coding sequence ATGGCCAAAGGCATCTACGTCAGCGCAACAACCCCCGGATCGGGCAAGTCCCTGATCGCACTGGGTGTGGCGGACACACTGCACCGGCACGCGGACAGGATCGGCTTCTTCAAGCCGGTGGTCCACGGGCCGTCGGCAGCTAACGATCCCATGGTGGCCCTCATGAAGTCCCGGTTCGCCCTGGAGGACGAACGGTGCCGCGGCGGCCTCACCCACGACGAGGTCCGGACGCTGCTGGCCGAAGGCAACCGGGCGGAAATCGACGCCCGGTGCGTCGAGATTTTCGCGGACATCGCCCGCCACTGCGACGTCGTGATCGTCGAGGGGACCGACCTGGTGGGCCAGGACGCCGCCGTCGAATTCGACCTCAATGCCCGCCTTGCCAACAATCTCGCAACCCCTGTGGTGGCCGTGGTGGGCGCCAAGGGCCGCACGGTCAGTGAGACCGCCGCCGCCGTCGAGGTTGCCCGCAAGGAGCTCGCTGCGGAAAAGTGCGCGCTGCTGGCCATCATGGTCAACCGGGCGGACGCTGACGACTTGGACGCCATCGCCGCGGCCCTCAAGCCTGGCGCCTCCGGCCGGCCCGTGTACATCCTGCCCGAGCTGGAGGAAATCGCCCGGCCCACCACCGGTGAGGTGGCGATGGCGCTGGGCGTGCGCCAGATCGCGGGCACGCCGGACATGGAGCGCGATGTCAAGGACATCAAGGTGGCTGCCATGAACGTGGGCAACTTCTTGAACGTGCTGGACGAGGGTGCGCTGGTGATCGTGCCGGGGGACCGGGCGGACGTGATGGTGGCGTGCCTGGCGTCCTCCTTCTCGCCCGAGTTTCCCGTGGCGTCCGCACTCATCCTCACCGGTGGCCTGGCCCCGGACGCCAACATCTATCCGCTTCTGGCGCAGGCGCCGTTTCCGGTGTTCGCGGCCGACGAGGACACGTACCAGACGGCCCGCCGGGTGTCCGAGGTGCGCAGCGAGATTTGGTCCGGGCACCGGCGCAAGGTGGCCTCAGCCCTGGGGCTGTGGTCCCGCCGGGTTGATGAGGCGGAGCTGGTGGAGCGCCTGCACCTGCCGCGGGCGGAACGGATGACGCCGCTGCGGTTCCTGCATGACCTCGTCGAGCGGGCCCGGGCGCAGCGCCGCCACGTGGTGCTGCCGGAGGGGACCGACGTCAGGATCCTGCGCGCGGCCGAGATCCTGCACCGCCGCGACGTCTGCGACCTGACCCTGCTGGGCCCCGAATCGGCCGTCCGGGAACTGGCGGCGGCGAACGGGATCGACCTGTCCGGCATCAATGTCATTGATCCGGCCACGTCCGAGCTCCGGCCGACGTTCGCCGAGAAGTACGCCGAACTCCGGGCCCACAAGGGCGTGGACCTGCCCAAGGCCCTGGAGATCATGCAGGACGGAAGCTACTTCGGCACCATGATGGTCCAGCTGGGTGTGGTGGACGGCATGGTCTCCGGCGCCGCGCACACCACCGCCCACACCATCCGGCCGGCGCTCGAGTTCGTGAAGACCCGGGAGGGCGTGAAGATCGTGTCCTCGGTGTTCCTGATGCTCATGCCGGACCGCGTGCTGGTCTATGGTGACTGCGCCGTGAACCCGGACCCCAACGTGGAGCAGCTGGCGGACATTGCCCTGGCCTCGGCCGAGACCGCCGCGCAGTTCGGGGTGGAGCCGCGGGTGGCGATGCTTTCCTATTCGACTGGCGGTTCGGGCTTCGGCGAGGCTGTGGACGAAGTACGGCAGGCCACCGAACTGGTGCGCCAGCGCCGGCCGGACCTCGCAGTGGAAGGTCCCATCCAATACGACGCCGCCGTGGACGCCTCGATCGCCGCGTCCAAGATGCCCGGCTCCACGGTGGCCGGGCAGGCCACCGTGTTCATCTTCCCGGACCTGAATACCGGCAACAACACGTACAAGGCAGTGCAGCAGAGCTCCGGCGCCGTGGCCGTGGGCCCGGTCCTGCAGGGGCTGCGGAAACCGGTCAACGACCTCTCCCGCGGCTGCACCGTGGAGGACATCGTGAACACGGTGGCCATCACGGCCATCCAGGCGCAGGCCCAAAGTCCGGCCTCGGGTTCCGTCCCGGCGCAGGTTTCCGCGGAGGCGCCGGCGTCCTAA